One Candidatus Omnitrophota bacterium DNA window includes the following coding sequences:
- the ruvB gene encoding Holliday junction branch migration DNA helicase RuvB: MENNPPHRLIDPKLEAAETEDAASLRPQQLTYFIGQEEAKRKLAICIAAAVKRGEALDHVLLSGPPGLGKTTLAHIVSQEMGVGIRATAGPVIERKADLAGILTELQPGDVLFIDEIHRLNRVVEECLYPAMEDFFFDIMIGEGPHAKSVKIDLPHFTLVGATTRSGMLTGPLRDRFGIQCRLNFYETEDIYQILLRSARILNIPYDPDGLAELSNRSRRTPRVANRLLRRVRDYAQVKADGKITPAVAKEALEMLGIDAAGLDQMDRMILSTIAEKFGGGPVGLKTIAIALGEDEATLEEVYEPFLIQEGFLNRTPMGRVLSRLAYEHIGVHPPKDHSMLF, translated from the coding sequence ATGGAAAACAATCCCCCGCATCGCCTCATCGATCCCAAACTCGAAGCCGCAGAGACGGAAGACGCCGCCAGCCTTCGTCCTCAGCAACTTACCTATTTCATCGGCCAGGAAGAAGCTAAAAGAAAACTCGCCATCTGCATCGCCGCCGCCGTGAAGCGGGGAGAGGCGCTGGATCATGTGCTTCTCTCCGGACCGCCGGGATTGGGGAAAACCACGCTGGCTCATATCGTCTCCCAGGAAATGGGCGTGGGAATCCGCGCCACGGCGGGGCCGGTGATCGAACGTAAAGCCGATCTGGCGGGCATCCTCACGGAATTGCAGCCGGGCGACGTCCTCTTTATCGACGAGATTCACCGCCTGAACCGAGTGGTGGAAGAATGCCTTTATCCGGCGATGGAGGATTTCTTTTTCGACATTATGATCGGCGAAGGGCCGCACGCCAAATCGGTCAAAATCGACCTGCCCCATTTCACGCTTGTTGGCGCCACGACGCGGTCGGGCATGTTGACCGGCCCGTTGCGCGACCGCTTCGGGATTCAGTGCCGTCTCAATTTTTACGAAACGGAAGACATTTATCAAATTCTCCTGCGCTCCGCCCGCATTCTTAACATCCCTTACGATCCGGATGGGCTGGCGGAATTGTCCAACCGTTCCCGCCGCACGCCGCGCGTCGCCAACCGGCTGCTGCGGCGCGTTCGGGATTACGCCCAGGTGAAGGCGGATGGGAAAATCACTCCCGCCGTAGCCAAGGAAGCTTTGGAGATGCTGGGCATCGACGCCGCCGGGCTGGATCAGATGGACCGCATGATCCTCTCCACTATCGCAGAAAAATTCGGCGGCGGCCCTGTAGGGCTGAAAACCATCGCCATCGCGCTGGGCGAAGATGAGGCCACATTGGAAGAGGTTTACGAACCGTTTCTCATCCAGGAAGGCTTTCTTAACCGCACGCCGATGGGGCGCGTGCTTTCCCGCCTTGCTTACGAACATATCGGCGTCCATCCGCCGAAGGATCATTCCATGCTTTTTTGA
- a CDS encoding (Fe-S)-binding protein produces the protein MNAPFHPEELQRPLNMGYFEGVNIPDYDKILNCVRCGMCLPHCPTYTEMKIERASPRGRAALVRAVADGKLELSPNFANQMFLCLDCRACETACPSGVRIGYLIESARSQAEQNLRRNPITKLFRHFLFGWLFMRHWRLEWAAFPLRLYQKSGLRAFLRRIGIFKLLPSRLRMMEALTPDGLTAPFRKTLPDMVPAQGEEKARVGYFLGCMMSLLFNKTTTATIKVLTRSGCAVLTPKAIRCCGAPSMSEGFKHKAFKMMKFNIDLFATLNVDYIVTDCAACAAALKEYEEIFEDDEEYKEKSKTFSKKVREITEFLAAWPHYAGSTSSQPNRKVIYDEPCHLCHAQQVWEQPKKLIRETPGVELLKLPESEWCCGSAGLYNITHHGMAMKILDRKMNNIEKTGADLLVTANPGCLLQLGYGVRERGLKMEVKHVIELLEGGNGEAEKQ, from the coding sequence ATGAACGCGCCATTCCATCCCGAAGAACTGCAACGCCCCTTGAATATGGGATATTTCGAGGGGGTGAATATACCCGATTACGACAAAATACTGAATTGCGTGCGGTGCGGCATGTGCCTTCCCCACTGCCCCACTTACACCGAAATGAAAATCGAGCGCGCCTCGCCTCGGGGCCGCGCCGCCCTGGTCCGCGCCGTGGCCGACGGCAAGCTGGAACTCAGCCCCAACTTCGCCAATCAGATGTTTCTCTGCTTGGATTGCCGCGCCTGCGAAACCGCCTGTCCTTCCGGCGTACGCATCGGCTACCTGATCGAGTCGGCCCGTTCCCAGGCGGAGCAGAATCTGCGCCGCAATCCGATAACCAAACTGTTTCGCCACTTTCTTTTCGGCTGGCTCTTCATGCGCCATTGGCGGCTGGAATGGGCGGCTTTTCCATTGCGGCTCTATCAAAAAAGTGGATTGCGAGCCTTTTTGCGCCGTATTGGCATATTCAAACTTTTACCCAGCCGCCTGCGCATGATGGAAGCTTTGACGCCGGACGGATTGACTGCGCCGTTCCGCAAAACCCTGCCGGATATGGTTCCCGCCCAAGGGGAAGAGAAAGCGCGGGTGGGCTATTTTCTCGGCTGTATGATGAGCCTTCTTTTCAATAAAACCACCACCGCCACCATCAAAGTTCTCACGCGCAGCGGTTGCGCCGTCTTGACGCCGAAAGCCATCCGCTGCTGCGGCGCGCCTTCGATGTCGGAAGGCTTCAAGCACAAAGCCTTCAAGATGATGAAATTCAATATCGATCTTTTCGCAACGCTGAACGTCGATTATATCGTCACCGACTGCGCCGCCTGCGCCGCCGCCTTGAAGGAATACGAAGAGATTTTCGAAGATGACGAAGAATACAAGGAAAAATCGAAAACTTTTAGCAAAAAAGTGCGTGAAATCACGGAATTCCTCGCCGCCTGGCCCCACTACGCCGGTTCAACCTCGTCCCAACCCAACCGCAAGGTTATTTATGACGAACCTTGCCACCTCTGCCACGCCCAACAGGTTTGGGAGCAACCCAAAAAACTTATCCGCGAAACGCCGGGCGTAGAACTGTTGAAACTGCCGGAATCGGAGTGGTGCTGCGGCAGCGCCGGTTTATACAACATCACCCATCACGGCATGGCGATGAAGATTCTGGACCGCAAGATGAATAACATCGAAAAAACCGGCGCCGATCTTCTCGTTACCGCCAATCCCGGCTGCCTGCTGCAACTTGGCTACGGCGTCCGCGAACGCGGCTTGAAGATGGAAGTCAAACACGTGATCGAGCTTCTCGAAGGCGGAAACGGCGAAGCGGAAAAACAATGA
- a CDS encoding peptidylprolyl isomerase has protein sequence MSVKTRWAILFFFTPIFFGLIYTAYYRASRDAFMKRLSQSGVVALFDGGMVAKEDIQLYFLTPPLYESPILTALELTPEDVNGLDREDPVWLQSPTGQFLIGRIVQHISLIRYLNLRWLANSMNDDGKEVEEYRHTLMMECMEQDLAKITPDVPQKEILAYYVAHPDDFRRDGKRLTRHLMIENDDPPDPSDPSKTTPRNILTRLESGEDFFDLIRQESRSESVDKGGILGWHAKGAFHEAFDRALWSLEIGEVTGPIRVGESLHFIQALDEEPEGLIPFDECKEAIREKLVEDKRKVHRFKLLGLSSEGLSPALRNVDGSSPESVSNEDYRKALLQAAYAREWDKNVDVVRKTNAFARYRHADLLFRIEMKQFQDSPHHTAKSLLERIHFRYLVKMDTISPGA, from the coding sequence ATGTCTGTCAAAACGCGGTGGGCCATTCTGTTTTTTTTCACGCCCATTTTTTTCGGTCTTATCTATACGGCCTATTACCGTGCGAGCCGCGACGCCTTCATGAAACGGCTTTCTCAGTCGGGCGTTGTCGCCCTGTTCGATGGGGGGATGGTCGCCAAGGAGGATATCCAGCTGTATTTTCTCACGCCCCCCCTCTACGAAAGCCCCATCTTAACCGCTCTGGAACTGACTCCGGAAGACGTAAATGGATTGGATCGGGAAGATCCGGTTTGGCTTCAATCGCCGACCGGCCAGTTTTTAATCGGCCGCATCGTCCAGCATATCTCCTTAATCCGCTATTTGAATTTGCGTTGGTTGGCGAATAGCATGAATGACGACGGCAAGGAGGTAGAGGAATATCGCCATACATTGATGATGGAATGTATGGAGCAGGATTTGGCTAAAATTACTCCCGATGTTCCTCAAAAAGAAATTCTAGCCTATTACGTCGCCCATCCCGACGATTTTCGCCGGGATGGCAAGCGGTTGACCCGTCACCTCATGATCGAAAACGACGATCCTCCCGATCCGTCGGATCCCTCCAAAACAACGCCCCGCAATATTCTCACCCGCTTGGAAAGCGGAGAGGATTTTTTCGATTTGATCCGTCAGGAATCGCGATCCGAGAGCGTCGACAAAGGCGGAATCTTGGGATGGCACGCGAAAGGGGCGTTTCATGAAGCGTTCGACCGCGCTCTCTGGTCCTTGGAGATCGGAGAAGTTACTGGTCCCATCCGCGTGGGAGAATCGCTTCATTTCATCCAAGCGTTGGATGAGGAACCGGAGGGATTGATTCCCTTTGACGAATGCAAAGAGGCGATTCGCGAAAAACTGGTAGAGGATAAACGAAAAGTCCATCGTTTCAAGCTTCTCGGTCTTTCGAGCGAAGGCTTATCGCCGGCGTTGCGGAATGTGGACGGCTCCTCTCCCGAATCCGTTTCCAACGAGGATTACCGCAAAGCGTTGCTGCAAGCGGCTTATGCCAGAGAATGGGACAAGAATGTCGATGTCGTGCGCAAGACGAACGCCTTCGCCCGCTATCGCCATGCGGACCTCTTGTTCCGCATTGAAATGAAACAATTCCAAGACTCGCCCCACCACACAGCCAAAAGCCTGTTGGAGCGTATTCATTTTCGTTATCTGGTCAAAATGGATACGATATCCCCCGGCGCGTGA
- a CDS encoding PTS sugar transporter subunit IIA: MQKLLTIKEVGDLLQVNQRTILRMIQNDKIPATKIGNQWRFHPIHLEKWVLNGGVDANGGMENAWELEEEFQVFSPSRVLLDLNAASAADALRKMADHLADEGHLLQRDIFYNALLEREKMSTTGVGRGVALPHAWHPINDLFRVPLVVAARLKQAVDFQAVDGLPVDLVFMLCSPRNRLHLKLLSAVNSIVREPFTLDLLRQAITPHEFVGVLTRMAPAIICG; encoded by the coding sequence GTGCAAAAGCTATTAACGATAAAAGAAGTCGGCGATCTTCTGCAGGTCAATCAACGCACGATTCTACGGATGATACAAAACGACAAAATACCCGCTACGAAGATCGGCAACCAGTGGCGGTTTCATCCCATCCACTTGGAAAAGTGGGTATTGAATGGGGGCGTGGATGCGAATGGCGGCATGGAAAATGCCTGGGAATTGGAGGAAGAATTTCAGGTCTTTTCCCCAAGCCGGGTATTATTGGATTTGAATGCGGCGTCCGCCGCCGACGCCTTGCGGAAGATGGCCGATCACTTAGCGGACGAAGGCCATTTGCTGCAACGGGACATTTTTTATAACGCCCTGCTAGAGCGAGAAAAAATGTCGACGACCGGCGTTGGGCGCGGCGTGGCGCTTCCCCATGCCTGGCATCCCATCAACGATCTTTTTCGCGTTCCCCTCGTTGTTGCCGCGCGGCTAAAGCAGGCGGTCGATTTCCAAGCCGTAGACGGCCTGCCGGTCGATCTCGTATTTATGCTTTGTTCGCCTAGAAACCGGCTTCATTTAAAATTGTTGAGCGCCGTCAATTCCATTGTCCGGGAGCCTTTCACGCTGGATTTGTTGCGGCAGGCGATAACGCCGCATGAATTCGTCGGCGTTTTGACCCGCATGGCTCCCGCCATCATCTGCGGATAA
- a CDS encoding aldo/keto reductase: protein MKSRRFGRMGWELSEIGFGAWAIGGMWGDQSDSDSLAALQKYIDLGGNFIDTAQAYGEGRSERIIAKVLKERRERIYVATKLPPKNLLWNPPSWTPHEKAFPASYIVAGVETSLKNLQTDCLDIYQLHTWCETWNTADEIFEAGEKLKKDGKIRAYGVSTTESFPECVIGALQTGTIDSLQLIFNLFEQHPRETLFPVCKQYDIGTIVRVPFDEGSLTGKYKGDETFAVDDFRSIYFSGGNLHATVERVEAIREWAQRNLPGMPLAELAMRWVLSHDEADVVIPGIRNLRQAELNTAPSDGKRLSSNQMRELKRFAWRRNPWKEALPPLREIIG, encoded by the coding sequence ATGAAGTCGCGCCGTTTTGGACGCATGGGCTGGGAACTATCGGAGATTGGCTTCGGCGCCTGGGCGATCGGAGGCATGTGGGGTGATCAAAGCGATTCCGATTCGTTGGCCGCTTTGCAGAAATATATCGACTTAGGCGGCAATTTCATCGATACGGCGCAAGCCTACGGCGAGGGGCGCAGCGAGCGCATTATCGCCAAAGTTCTGAAAGAACGGCGGGAGCGCATCTACGTCGCTACGAAACTTCCTCCCAAGAACTTATTATGGAATCCTCCCTCATGGACGCCTCACGAAAAGGCTTTTCCTGCGTCCTATATCGTTGCGGGAGTGGAAACCAGTTTGAAGAATCTTCAGACGGATTGTCTGGACATCTATCAACTGCATACCTGGTGCGAAACCTGGAATACGGCGGATGAGATATTCGAAGCGGGCGAGAAACTGAAGAAGGACGGCAAAATCCGCGCCTATGGCGTTTCCACGACGGAATCGTTTCCCGAATGCGTCATCGGCGCGCTTCAAACCGGAACGATCGATTCCCTGCAACTCATCTTCAATCTCTTCGAACAGCATCCCCGCGAAACGCTGTTTCCGGTTTGCAAACAGTACGATATCGGAACCATCGTCCGCGTTCCCTTCGACGAAGGTTCCCTGACCGGCAAGTATAAAGGGGATGAAACGTTCGCCGTAGACGATTTTCGCTCGATCTATTTTAGCGGCGGCAATCTGCATGCGACGGTAGAGAGGGTGGAAGCGATTAGGGAATGGGCGCAACGCAACTTGCCCGGAATGCCATTGGCCGAACTCGCTATGAGATGGGTATTGAGTCATGATGAGGCGGATGTAGTTATCCCCGGCATCCGCAACCTCCGGCAAGCCGAGTTGAATACGGCGCCCTCGGATGGAAAGCGGTTGAGTTCCAATCAAATGCGCGAATTGAAACGTTTCGCTTGGCGCCGCAATCCTTGGAAAGAGGCGCTGCCTCCCCTGCGGGAAATTATTGGATAA
- a CDS encoding SH3 domain-containing protein, with protein MNAKIKTVFILFMVFFLLPALQPSSGGAAVVITKYGPREGRAIVREFDRIVVTILTPDKRLFQYYARDVMEVTAAGKVLIGRKTPLRSRPLDDADRLENLCNGLEIKILESPADSEWVKIACWGNLEGWIRRDVLVDRTKFAEAEKKDSLTAAGAINNATLSAVAESLSASEAIDAGSTDSSKNEATGKEQPKN; from the coding sequence ATGAATGCAAAAATAAAAACCGTTTTTATTCTTTTTATGGTCTTTTTCCTTCTCCCCGCTTTGCAGCCGTCTTCAGGCGGCGCGGCTGTAGTTATTACAAAATATGGTCCAAGAGAAGGACGGGCGATCGTTCGGGAATTCGACCGAATTGTAGTAACGATCTTGACGCCGGACAAGCGTCTTTTCCAATATTACGCCCGCGACGTGATGGAAGTCACGGCGGCGGGAAAGGTTCTGATAGGAAGAAAAACTCCTCTGCGCAGCCGTCCACTGGACGACGCCGATCGTTTGGAAAATCTTTGTAATGGTTTGGAAATCAAAATCCTGGAATCCCCCGCCGACAGCGAATGGGTAAAAATTGCTTGTTGGGGAAATTTGGAAGGATGGATTCGGCGCGACGTCCTCGTCGATCGGACGAAATTCGCGGAAGCGGAGAAAAAAGATTCGCTTACCGCCGCGGGCGCCATCAATAACGCCACGCTCTCCGCCGTAGCGGAATCGCTGTCCGCCAGCGAGGCGATCGATGCCGGTTCTACCGATTCGTCCAAAAACGAAGCTACCGGCAAAGAGCAGCCAAAGAATTGA